The Stratiformator vulcanicus genome has a segment encoding these proteins:
- a CDS encoding flagellar export protein FliJ, with product MFRFRLEPVLKFRRYRRDIVRALLAGVIEDARKVEDGLSVLSQDRSESVGRLRDMSAGGRFDVDQAASLRYYCSQLSAQIMANRRQKELVENQLRQVQAALVLADREVKTLEKLKERQRAEFDKRSQRIDDRVATDQWNGVAATGSTSTGVTADSLRLGR from the coding sequence GTGTTTCGTTTTCGGCTAGAGCCAGTACTGAAATTCCGCCGCTATCGGCGGGACATCGTCCGCGCCCTGCTTGCCGGGGTGATCGAGGACGCTCGAAAAGTTGAGGACGGCCTGAGCGTGTTGTCACAAGACCGGAGCGAGTCGGTTGGTCGTTTGCGTGACATGAGCGCCGGCGGACGGTTCGATGTCGATCAAGCCGCCTCGCTTCGCTACTACTGCTCTCAACTCTCGGCCCAGATCATGGCGAATCGTCGCCAGAAGGAACTCGTTGAGAATCAACTTCGACAGGTGCAAGCCGCGCTCGTCCTCGCCGACCGTGAAGTGAAGACGCTCGAAAAACTGAAAGAGCGTCAGCGGGCAGAATTCGACAAGCGATCACAGCGCATTGACGACCGCGTTGCGACCGATCAGTGGAACGGGGTGGCGGCGACGGGATCGACGTCGACAGGCGTGACGGCTGACTCTTTGAGATTAGGGCGATAA
- a CDS encoding FliI/YscN family ATPase, protein MTVATELIGQMDKIVPFGVTGCVSRIVGMTIAVAGLPVPLGSVCRIRTGRGGSVPAEVVGFSDEATLLLPHADVDGVRRGDAVELVQSNPTVRCGERLLGRVLDAQGRCIDGGPPVTLRECRPLQPPPVRPMEREPIDRPLETGVRVLDGMLTIGHGQRIGLFAGSGVGKSTLLGQIARSSSADVNVVVLVGERGREVREFIENDLGPEGLARSVVVAATGDEPAVLRLKAASYGTAIAEYFRDQGRDVVLMMDSVTRFALAQREIGLAAGEPPATRGFPPSVFAKLPRLLERSGRTSRGSITGIYTILVDGDDTSEPISDTVRGVLDGHVMLSRRLAERAHWPAIDVPASISRLMPMLASADHLSAADHIRRVLAAHRDAEDLISIGAYQNGADPLVDQAVRCEALLRDFLCQSISESTPAEETRRYLATLRQRLELVGRVASAEPNNPETEREAT, encoded by the coding sequence GTGACAGTCGCCACCGAGTTGATCGGCCAGATGGACAAGATCGTGCCGTTCGGTGTGACCGGGTGCGTCAGCCGGATCGTCGGTATGACGATCGCCGTCGCGGGGCTGCCAGTTCCGCTCGGCTCCGTTTGCCGCATCCGCACCGGTCGAGGCGGGAGTGTTCCAGCAGAGGTCGTCGGGTTCTCGGATGAGGCGACCCTACTATTGCCCCATGCCGATGTGGACGGCGTGCGTCGCGGCGATGCCGTCGAACTGGTTCAGTCGAACCCCACCGTCCGCTGCGGCGAACGACTGTTAGGCCGTGTTCTCGATGCGCAGGGACGCTGCATTGACGGCGGTCCTCCGGTGACGCTGCGTGAGTGCCGTCCATTGCAACCGCCGCCAGTTCGACCGATGGAGCGTGAGCCGATTGATCGCCCGCTCGAGACCGGAGTCCGCGTTCTCGACGGGATGCTCACGATCGGCCACGGACAGCGGATCGGATTGTTCGCCGGTAGCGGCGTCGGGAAAAGTACCCTGCTGGGCCAGATCGCTCGATCTTCTTCGGCTGACGTTAACGTCGTCGTTCTCGTCGGGGAACGCGGCCGAGAGGTCCGAGAGTTCATTGAAAATGACCTCGGCCCCGAAGGCCTCGCCCGCAGCGTTGTCGTCGCAGCGACGGGCGATGAGCCGGCCGTGCTGCGGTTAAAGGCTGCATCCTACGGAACGGCGATCGCCGAATACTTTCGCGATCAGGGCCGCGACGTCGTGCTGATGATGGACAGCGTAACGCGATTCGCCCTCGCGCAGCGAGAAATCGGATTGGCCGCCGGCGAACCGCCTGCCACTCGCGGCTTCCCGCCGAGTGTCTTCGCGAAGTTGCCCCGGTTGCTGGAACGGAGCGGGCGAACGTCACGCGGGAGCATCACCGGCATTTACACAATTCTGGTCGACGGTGACGATACCAGCGAGCCGATCTCCGACACCGTCCGAGGCGTCCTCGATGGTCACGTGATGCTCTCGCGTCGACTCGCCGAGCGGGCCCACTGGCCAGCAATCGACGTGCCCGCCAGCATCAGCAGATTGATGCCAATGTTGGCTTCCGCCGATCATCTGTCCGCGGCTGACCATATCCGGCGAGTTCTGGCCGCGCATCGCGATGCCGAGGATCTGATTTCGATCGGTGCCTATCAGAACGGTGCCGACCCACTCGTCGACCAAGCTGTTCGTTGCGAGGCCCTTCTCCGCGATTTTCTTTGCCAATCGATCAGCGAATCGACACCGGCGGAAGAGACGCGGCGTTATCTGGCCACGCTGCGTCAGCGACTCGAACTGGTCGGCCGAGTTGCTTCCGCCGAGCCGAACAATCCTGAAACCGAACGCGAGGCAACGTAA
- a CDS encoding FliH/SctL family protein: MERARVLKSEATRELGSMVAFNLEDLNRKCEAHLAAVRDKTATMVEEATASSQSIREQAYAEGFEQGRQAGLGDAENEIQRRAKILAAEMAAEQCRDAVTAIHDVARRIDVDRERFLGEWDAAAIELAAAIATRLLGQVVETDPTAVADLTADALRFAVDSGEVTIRLHPKDRDVIGDCIEDIREQLAGLGSVAVQTDPALHRGDCVIATTFGRIDGRLETRINRICSELIPAGSRQKSTSETHGALS, from the coding sequence ATGGAACGCGCTCGAGTTTTGAAGTCCGAAGCGACCCGCGAGTTGGGGTCGATGGTCGCGTTCAATCTCGAAGACCTCAATCGCAAGTGCGAAGCTCATCTCGCGGCGGTGCGCGACAAGACCGCGACGATGGTTGAAGAAGCTACGGCGTCCTCCCAATCGATCCGCGAGCAAGCGTACGCGGAAGGCTTTGAGCAGGGGCGACAAGCGGGTTTAGGCGATGCCGAGAACGAAATTCAGCGGCGGGCGAAAATTCTGGCGGCCGAAATGGCGGCCGAACAATGCCGCGATGCCGTGACTGCTATTCATGACGTCGCCCGCCGAATTGACGTCGATCGAGAACGCTTTCTCGGCGAGTGGGACGCTGCCGCGATCGAATTGGCTGCCGCGATCGCAACGCGACTTCTCGGGCAAGTTGTCGAGACCGATCCGACCGCCGTCGCCGACCTGACTGCCGATGCGCTGCGATTCGCCGTCGATTCGGGGGAGGTCACGATCCGCCTGCACCCGAAAGATCGCGATGTGATCGGTGACTGCATCGAAGACATCCGCGAACAACTCGCGGGCCTCGGCTCAGTTGCGGTTCAGACTGACCCCGCCCTTCACCGCGGGGACTGCGTGATCGCAACAACATTCGGGCGGATCGACGGGCGGCTCGAAACTCGAATCAATCGCATTTGCTCAGAACTGATCCCGGCAGGTTCGCGACAGAAGTCGACTTCTGAAACGCACGGAGCGTTGTCGTGA